From the genome of Desulfuromonas sp., one region includes:
- a CDS encoding endolytic transglycosylase MltG → MTIKKKIILVALLLFFSVAASYGGVFLAFLNQSIAPQKPITIMVKPGASFSSVSYQLYREGVIANPSYFRLLGRLRGDAASIRAGEYDFRTAARPGDVIDRLVAGDVRRYRLTIPEGFNLREINARIETSKIVTEDNLLDLAADPVFLRDLEIEEPSLEGYLFPETYTYISGTKLKPLIKSMVDQFRSRLSEEILSAAAARGLDIHQLVTLASIVQKEAGNNDEMPLIAAVFHNRLKGRIPLQADPTVIYGLGDDFDGNITRAHLRMPTPYNTYTMTGLPPGPIASPGEAALKAVAFPADVKYLYFVAKGDGTHTFSHTLKEHNKAVRKYQLRKP, encoded by the coding sequence ATGACAATCAAGAAAAAAATCATTCTCGTTGCCCTGCTCCTCTTCTTTTCAGTTGCGGCATCTTACGGCGGCGTTTTTCTCGCCTTTCTGAATCAGTCCATCGCCCCGCAAAAACCGATCACAATCATGGTCAAGCCCGGCGCCTCGTTTTCATCCGTATCGTATCAGCTCTACCGCGAAGGGGTTATTGCCAACCCCTCCTATTTCCGCCTGCTCGGTCGGCTGCGCGGAGATGCCGCCAGTATCAGAGCTGGTGAATACGACTTTCGCACCGCGGCCCGTCCGGGAGATGTTATCGACCGTCTTGTGGCTGGCGATGTCCGGCGATACCGGCTGACAATACCGGAGGGATTTAATCTTCGAGAGATCAACGCCCGGATCGAGACGAGCAAAATCGTAACGGAAGACAATCTGCTTGATCTGGCGGCCGATCCGGTATTTCTCCGCGATCTCGAGATCGAGGAGCCCAGCCTCGAAGGCTATCTTTTCCCGGAGACTTATACCTATATCTCGGGGACAAAACTTAAGCCGTTGATCAAATCGATGGTTGATCAGTTCCGAAGCCGCCTTTCCGAAGAAATCCTCTCCGCTGCCGCAGCCCGCGGTCTGGACATCCACCAGCTGGTCACCCTGGCATCAATCGTCCAGAAGGAGGCAGGAAACAATGATGAGATGCCGCTGATTGCCGCCGTCTTTCACAACCGGCTGAAAGGCCGGATACCGTTGCAGGCCGACCCGACTGTGATCTATGGCCTGGGCGATGATTTTGACGGCAATATTACCCGGGCACACCTGCGCATGCCGACTCCGTACAATACCTACACCATGACCGGTCTGCCGCCGGGGCCGATTGCCAGCCCCGGAGAAGCCGCTTTAAAAGCGGTGGCTTTTCCGGCCGACGTCAAGTACCTTTATTTTGTTGCCAAGGGTGATGGAACCCACACCTTCTCGCATACGCTAAAAGAGCACAACAAGGCAGTCAGGAAGTATCAATTACGAAAACCTTAG
- a CDS encoding acyl-phosphate glycerol 3-phosphate acyltransferase, with translation MEITLFVTLFASYLIGAIPCGVVLTRLTGAGDVRNSGSGNIGATNVYRTAGRKLGVLTLIGDIIKGVLPVAYAIHVATMPPEQTALVACATFLGHLYPVYLGFKGGKGVATALGIYLVLSPLSVAVAAVVFIGLVWTWRYVSLGSVGAAALVPILIYTFEGSMPLLAASLFISVMVIWRHHENIGRLFSGTENKFKA, from the coding sequence ATGGAAATCACTCTATTCGTCACCCTTTTCGCCAGCTACCTGATCGGTGCGATTCCGTGCGGCGTTGTCCTGACCCGGCTGACCGGAGCCGGCGATGTCCGCAACTCCGGTAGCGGCAATATCGGCGCCACCAATGTTTACCGGACAGCAGGACGCAAACTCGGCGTGCTGACCCTGATCGGCGATATCATCAAGGGCGTCCTGCCGGTCGCTTACGCCATTCATGTTGCGACGATGCCACCGGAACAGACGGCATTGGTTGCCTGCGCGACCTTCCTCGGACACCTCTATCCGGTCTATCTCGGGTTCAAGGGGGGAAAGGGAGTGGCCACGGCTCTCGGCATATATCTGGTTTTGTCACCGCTTTCGGTCGCCGTCGCCGCCGTCGTATTCATCGGCCTGGTCTGGACCTGGCGCTATGTCTCCCTCGGCTCGGTCGGAGCCGCGGCCCTGGTGCCGATTCTGATTTACACCTTCGAAGGATCGATGCCCCTGCTGGCAGCCTCCCTGTTTATCAGCGTCATGGTCATCTGGCGCCATCACGAAAACATCGGCCGCCTTTTCAGCGGAACGGAAAACAAATTCAAGGCCTGA
- a CDS encoding sulfatase, translating to MITMNLVKETGKNPGALLPVLLFFCSSLALLSVSRLVMALWQWQRVAAVDGFSRVMLNGVRMDLQIVGYVTLPLLLGTLLVPASRYGRLWSRFQTVWMVVWFGLFIYMECATPSFINYYDVRPNRLFIEYLDNPREVGLTLWADYKFQIMLSLLAVTLGSFLFYRLLRTTTAAVRPWGWKKRIILLPIVIVVVAIGARGSLDHRPANPGTAAFSSDHLVNDLAVSSAYSVLYALYSLRHEGDAGETYIARMSTDEINSRMHQMMRLPDAAFTDPTAPTMHRSQPERTCTRPMNLVIILEESLGAQYVASLGGEPYTPELEKLSRQGIWFDNLYATGTRSVRGIEAVVTGFLPTPGRSVVKLGLSQNNFFTLPELFRKQGYDTEFIYGGESQFDNMRGFFLNNGFNRVIDQKDYKNPVFRGTWGVSDEDLFNRADAELTAADKPLFALVFTSSNHPPHEYPAGRIKPIDGEKAKIANAVRYADYALGQFFDKARSSPYWENTIFLVVADHDDVLPGPDLVPVEHFHIPGLILGGSIAAQKISILASQVDLGPTVLSLMGVEVNDPMPGISLLDPPANYSGRAILQYGTIHALMRNNQVAVLQPDKPGTVFNYSNGHLRPNVEGNEELLRDAVATAFWPSLAYRTMAYHPDKGVLPHLVPSARGDGNKSLCTN from the coding sequence ATGATAACCATGAATCTCGTCAAGGAAACCGGGAAAAATCCGGGGGCGTTGTTACCGGTTCTTCTCTTTTTTTGCAGCAGTCTCGCCCTTCTGAGCGTGTCGCGTCTGGTCATGGCTCTCTGGCAATGGCAGCGGGTAGCTGCTGTCGATGGATTTTCCCGGGTCATGCTGAACGGTGTCCGCATGGACCTGCAGATTGTCGGATACGTCACTTTACCGCTTCTTCTCGGAACTCTCCTGGTTCCGGCATCCCGCTATGGCCGGCTGTGGTCACGATTCCAGACCGTCTGGATGGTGGTTTGGTTCGGTCTGTTTATTTACATGGAATGCGCGACGCCTTCATTCATCAACTACTACGACGTTCGCCCCAACCGCCTGTTTATTGAATACCTCGACAACCCGAGGGAAGTCGGCTTGACGCTGTGGGCCGATTACAAGTTCCAGATCATGCTCAGCCTCCTTGCGGTCACACTGGGAAGCTTCCTCTTCTACAGGTTGCTTCGGACCACAACTGCCGCCGTACGCCCCTGGGGCTGGAAAAAACGGATTATTCTCCTGCCAATTGTCATTGTTGTCGTCGCCATCGGTGCCCGCGGCAGTCTCGACCACCGACCGGCCAATCCCGGGACCGCCGCCTTTTCAAGCGATCATCTGGTCAATGATCTGGCGGTCAGCTCGGCCTATTCCGTCCTCTATGCCTTGTACAGCCTGCGCCATGAAGGGGATGCCGGCGAGACCTATATTGCCAGGATGTCGACCGATGAAATCAACAGCCGGATGCACCAGATGATGCGGCTTCCGGATGCGGCATTCACCGACCCGACAGCGCCGACCATGCATCGCAGTCAACCTGAGCGGACCTGCACCCGCCCGATGAACCTGGTCATCATTCTCGAAGAGAGCCTCGGCGCGCAGTACGTCGCTTCTCTGGGCGGCGAGCCTTACACCCCGGAGCTGGAGAAGCTCTCCCGTCAAGGGATCTGGTTCGACAACCTTTATGCGACCGGAACCCGGTCGGTCCGGGGCATCGAGGCCGTTGTCACCGGTTTTTTGCCAACCCCCGGCCGGAGTGTCGTCAAGCTGGGGTTGTCACAGAACAATTTTTTCACTCTGCCCGAACTGTTTCGGAAGCAGGGCTACGACACAGAATTCATCTACGGCGGCGAAAGTCAATTTGATAACATGCGCGGTTTTTTCCTGAACAACGGATTCAATCGGGTTATCGATCAAAAAGATTACAAAAACCCGGTCTTCCGCGGCACCTGGGGCGTTTCCGACGAAGATTTGTTCAATCGGGCCGATGCCGAACTCACAGCGGCTGACAAGCCGCTTTTTGCCCTGGTCTTCACTTCTTCCAACCACCCGCCCCATGAATACCCGGCCGGCCGCATCAAGCCGATCGACGGCGAGAAAGCCAAAATCGCCAATGCTGTCCGCTATGCCGATTACGCCCTTGGCCAATTCTTCGACAAGGCCCGCAGTTCACCTTACTGGGAGAACACGATCTTTCTCGTGGTCGCTGACCACGATGACGTTCTCCCCGGGCCCGACCTGGTGCCGGTCGAACATTTCCATATCCCCGGTTTGATTCTTGGCGGGTCCATTGCAGCACAAAAGATATCAATACTTGCCAGCCAGGTCGACCTCGGCCCGACAGTTCTGTCGCTGATGGGGGTTGAAGTAAATGACCCGATGCCGGGGATCAGCCTTCTGGATCCGCCCGCTAACTACAGCGGCCGCGCCATCCTGCAGTACGGTACAATCCATGCTTTGATGCGCAATAATCAGGTCGCGGTTCTGCAGCCGGACAAGCCTGGCACTGTTTTTAATTACAGCAACGGGCATCTCAGGCCAAATGTCGAAGGCAATGAAGAACTTCTGCGTGATGCAGTCGCCACCGCATTCTGGCCTTCTCTGGCTTACAGAACGATGGCCTATCACCCCGACAAGGGAGTTCTTCCACACCTGGTCCCGTCCGCCAGGGGAGACGGCAACAAATCGCTATGTACCAACTGA
- a CDS encoding diacylglycerol kinase: MTGKWKNKGLRRLLLATTYSYAGLRAAWKHEAAFRQEVLAFCVAAPLGFWLGQSGVEKALLIGSLLLVLIVEMLNSAMESVVDRHGPEFHELAGRAKDMGSAAVLIALVNAAVIWALVLLA; encoded by the coding sequence ATGACAGGGAAATGGAAAAACAAAGGGTTGCGCCGATTGCTTCTGGCCACGACCTATTCCTATGCCGGTCTGCGTGCCGCCTGGAAACATGAAGCGGCGTTTCGGCAGGAGGTTCTGGCATTTTGCGTGGCGGCGCCCTTAGGCTTCTGGCTGGGTCAATCGGGAGTCGAAAAAGCGCTGCTGATTGGCAGCCTTCTTCTGGTTCTGATCGTTGAAATGCTGAACTCAGCCATGGAGTCGGTGGTTGATCGGCATGGACCGGAGTTTCACGAACTGGCCGGGCGTGCCAAGGATATGGGCTCAGCCGCGGTGTTGATTGCTTTGGTCAATGCAGCTGTCATCTGGGCTCTGGTCTTGCTTGCCTGA